Sequence from the Ignavibacteria bacterium genome:
ATATACTAATTTTTTTGAATTGCATTGCTCTAAAACTTCGTTCAGATATATGTTCGGTGCTTTGTTACCAATCTTTATGTTTATTTCTTCTTGTGTTAAAGCATAATTTGCTACTTGATTGTATTCTGTTTTTAACTTCCCATTTCTTTTCAAATAATCTTTGGGGAAAAGGTGGTGTACGTCACCTGTTAAAAGAACTAAGTCGCTTACTGTAATATCTTTTGAAAGAAATCCTTTATCGTTTGCGCGGATCTGAGATGCAAGATAAATTCCAAATAATGGACTACTTGCAACCGATGTATCTAATCTTTGAACAAGTGAAAAGTTCCAAAACGCATCCGATAATTCTGCATCTTCAACACTTTTTAAGTAGTCACCAAATTTTTTAGAGGATATGCTTCGTATATCTAAATCAAACATTGATTCTGGTGAGCCGGAATATCTTCCAGTAGAAATCGAAAGTACAAACCATTTTCGTACATAACTTTCAATTTCTGCCGGATTATATTTTAATGCACGTAATTTTAAGTACACGATGTATGCAAAGCTCAACGCATTCTGTGAACGAATAAGACTTTGTGAAATAAAACCCGCTGAGCGAATAATCATCACAAATTTTTTGAAATTCGTTTCATTAATATAATTGAAGATGCCTTTTTTTAACGTGGCGAAAGAGTTTTCTGCAATTTCCTCCTCAAATGTTTTAGTTTCAAAGTTTCTACCAGAGAGTAAACTAACTAAATCTGATAAACGCCCTCTGTTAAACTCAGAAGTGAAAGCAACCCGTAACACATCCGAATAAGATGGATCGTATAAATCATCCTTTTCATTTTTAAGCCATGAAATTTTTTGGAAATATTCTGTTGCTGCGAATTCTTTATCAATTTCAGTGATATGATTATAAAATTCGGGAGCAATGGAAAGATGACAAAAGTAATCAATACATTTTCTAAGATCTGCTCCCCCATATGTAGCGTTTGAAGCAATTTTTGACATGGCAAAATCGGCTTGACTTAATACTACCCCTTGAGAGTTAATTCGAATAAAAATTTCTGTAACTACCTCTATTTCAAGTTCAGGTTCTAATTCAATCAAACCAATTTGTTTTTTGAGAATACTTCTTAATGCTTCTATTTTTTGGAAAATAAATTCTTGGCTTATGTTCTCATTTTTATTGCAATAGTTTTCTACAAGTTTGAAAGCGCTTATTTCTCCAGAAATTACTTGTGAAATATCTGAAATCCAAGAAGGGTTTTTTGCAATAGCGGTATTATACACTTCAAATTTTTCTTCTATTGGGTGAAAAGCAATCTGGATTTTTACTCTTTTGTAATCTTGATTGATAACTGATTGACCTAATACTGCAGCAGTCAAGGCAGTCACACGCTGTTGTCCATCAATAAGTATTTTTTTTCCATGTGATTTTGTACCATCTTTTAACCTCACATCTGGGTTTCGCCAAGCGATTAAATAACCTATGGGATAACCTTGATAAAGTGAATCCATTAAATCACGTACTTTGGTAGAATCCCAAACAAATGGGCGTTGTATTTCTGGAATAGCAATTTCTCCCGATGTTACCCATGAAAGAATTGTTTCAACTAAATGTTGATTGACAGAATATTTTTGTGTTTTCATAAATCAATTTTTTGTTTTAGTTATACTATCTCGTTCTTTCACAATTTTTCCATCAATCATCGTAACAATTTTTCCATCTTTGCCAAACACAATCGGCAAGCCAAGTTTTCGTCTGCGTTCCAGTTCGTCGGCGATTGCGACTTTTACACCAATATCTATTTTGTCTGCAAGATATTCTTGTGTTGGTTCTTTTATTTTGTATTGCATAATTTTTTCCATCCGGTTTGGTTGCAGAATGTTTATGAGTTCTGATTTTTCTTTCACCGCAATTATTTTACAATCGTTAAACGTGTTATCGTAAATTTTCCAAACATCAACGAGTGGTAAATACAAATTCAAAAAATTACTTCTGCTTCTCTCGTATCGTCTTCGCACAACGTCATCCGGAATAAAATGTCCGCCATCACGCACACGTTCACAAATTCGAGCGATTGCAAGTTCCGCGCTTTCAATCCAAATATAAATGAGCGAAAGAACATAACCATTTTCTTTGCACTCTTTCAAAAACGGGATAAATGTTTTTGAAGAAAGTGTCGTTTCAAAAGCAAAATCTTTTTTCTGTTCTTTGAGTTCATTCAATCGTTGCAACATCAATCTTCCTGCCGCAATTGCAACCGATTCTGTATTGAACGCAGAAAGTCCTTTTGCAATAAAGTCTGCATTCACAAATTCATTGCATTGCAAAAACTCCGGAAGAAGTTTTAACGCAACGGTAGTTTTTCCCGCGCCGTTTGGTCCAGCAATAATGTAAAGATTTGGCATAATATTTTTTTCTCGCAAAGACGCAAAGTCGCTATATATTTTTCTTTGCGTCTAATAAACGATACAATTGTTTATTTGTTTTGAAACTGTAAAACTACGAATGGATTTAATAAATCACTTGCGTCTCTGCGTCTTTGCGTGAGCATTACAAACTCATCAATTCTTTCGCGCTTTTCAATGCGGCATCGGTAACTTTTTCGCCGCTCATCAATTTTGCAACTTCGACAACTCGTTCTTTCTCATTGAGTTTACGAATCGAAGTTACAGTGCGTTTCCCGTTTTCAATTTTTTCAACAACAAAATGCGCATCAGCAAAACTTGCAATTTGCGGTAAGTGTGTAATCGAAATTACGTGATGATGTTCGGAAAGTTGTTTCAAATTTTTTCCCACGGCTTGCGCAATTCTTCCGCTCACGCCAACATCAATCTCATCGAAAATCAACACGGGAGTTGTATCGGCTTTTGCGAGTGATGATTTGAGCGAAAGCATTATGCGCGAAACTTCTCCGCCGGAAGCAACATCAATAAGCGGTTTCGGTTCTTCGCCTTTGTTTGTGGAAACGAAAAACTCTACTTCATCAAATCCATACGAAGTAAGTAAAACTTTTTTTCGTGAAATGTTTGCAAATAATTCTTCTTCATTGGAAATTTCTTTTTGCGAGATTCGCGTTTCAAAAACTCCGTTGGGAATTCCAAGTTCTTTCAGCGACGATTCGATTGCTTTGTTTAATTTTTTGGAAGAAGTGTTTCTTTGTTCTGAAATTTGTTTTGCAAGTTTTTCACATTCACTTCTTGCGTTTTCAAAATCCTTGGAAAATTTTCCGATTTCTTTTTCAAAATTTTCTACAAGAGAAATTTCGTGCTCGAGTTCTGCTTTTTTGTTCAAAACAGTTTCCAATGTTCCGCCAAATTTTTTCTTCAATAACGAAATTTCTCCGGCGCGAACTCGCATTTCGTCAATTTTCTTTTCATCGAATTCCAAATTGTTGCGATAACGTTGAATTGCATTTGCGCTTTCATCAACACTCGCTATTGCAGAAAAAATTTCATTCGCTGTTTCAGAAAATGATTCGTCAAATTTCAAAAATTCATCAAGTTTCTTCTGCGCAAGTTTTAATTGAACGGAAACAGCATTCTCATTATCGTACAGAATTTCGTACAGCGAAGTCGTGAGTTCAACAATCTTTTCCGCATTTTGCATTTTCCGAATTTCGCGTTCGAGCAATTCATCTTCGCTGATTTGCGGATTTACTTTTTCAATTTCTGCGAGTTGAAATTGAAACACAGAAAGTTTTTCTTTGAGTTGTGTTTCTTTTTCCTGTAGCACAATCTTCTCACGCAAAATTTTCCTTGCATTGAAAAACGTTTCAGAATATTTTTTCAATTCAGTTTCAATGTTTGCAAACTGGTCAAGATATTCTCTGTGCTTTTCCGAACGCAGAAGCGATTGATGTTCGTGTTGTCCGTGCAAATCCACAAGTTCATCGCCAATTGCTTTTAAAACCGAAACAGAAACTTGCGCATCGTTCACAAAACATCTGCTCGAACTTTTCATGGAAATTTCTCGTCGAAGTAAAATTTCTTCGCTCAATTCTATTTCGTTTTCCATAAAAATAGTTTTCAAATTCGTAATTCGTAATTCGTAATTCGTAATTTGAAAATTCGCTTCGACAATCGCTTTTTCACTTCCGCGGCGAATCATTTCCGTATTTGCCCGCTCGCCAATTGCTACATTTAACGCGTCAATGATGATAGATTTCCCCGCGCCGGTTTCGCCGGTAATAATGTTCAACCCATTTTCAAACCCGATTGAAAGTTCCTCAATGAGCGCGAAGTTTTTTATGTGAAGATTGCGCAGCATAAAATCGGCGAAAAAGTACAGAAATTTCGAGAAGTATTATAAAACAAAAACAGCGAAACAATTTCTTGCTTCGCTGTTTGCAACTCTTCGACTTCGCTATGCTGCTCTCAGAGTGACGTCATAGTGAGCGCAGTGAAGCGAATCGAAGTCGAACTATTTCTTTCCGTATTTCTCTTTATATTTTTCCCACAACATTGTATGACGACTCGATAAATCAACTTTCTTTCCTTCAATAAATTCCATTTCAACGTTGGAGCGAATGTCGAGAATATCACCGTTCGTTACGATAAGCGTTGCATCTTTTCCGACTTCGAGCGTACCGATACGATTATCAACGCCGAAAATTTGCGCGGGATACAGCGTCATTGCTTTCAATCCTTCGTTGTATGGAAGTCCATGCGCGACAGCAGTAGCAACTTGATACGGCAGGTTCCGATAATTTCCGTCGCCACCTTCATCCGCTGAAATACAGAATTGAATTCCGGCATCAAATAATTTTTTCGGAAGAAGAAACGGTGTGTCATACGCTTCATAACTTCTGCTTGGCGTTCGATGTGTTCCGTCTGAAATAACGGGAATATTTTTTTTCTTCAACAAATCGGCAACACGCCAAGCATCATTTCCGCCCGCAATTATCAATTTTACATCTGCGTCTTCTGCCCACGAAACCGCCGCTTCGATTTGCGACATTTCATCTGCTGTTACAATCACGGGTTCTTTCTTTTCAAGAACAGGAATCATTGCTTCCCAGCGCGAATCGTGTTTCACAATTTTATTTGCATTCTTCGCCGTCCAATATGCTTTTGCATCGTTGAACGCATTACGTATTTCTTTTAAAGAATTATCGCGGTCTTTCTTTTGGTCTTCTTCACTGCGTCGTTCAAAAAAGGAAGTGGAAATTCTCATCGAAGGCCAGTTCACAATCATTCCCGCTTGCGCTTTCAATGTCATATCTTCGTATGTCCATCCATCGAGTTGAATGATTGCGGCGTTTCCGGAAATTACTCCACCTTGTGGAGCAGTGAGAGTGTACGTAATTCCGTTCGCGCGTGTTACCGGAATAAGTTCGCTTTCGGGATTCACTGCTCGTTCAGCTCGGACGTTAGGATTAATCCTTCCCGTTTCAACATTATCGCGGGTTGCACGTACTGCACCAATTTCAATCAAGCCAAGATTTGTCCACGGAGAAAATAATCCGGGATAAATGTGTTTTCCCGTTACGTCTTTTTTTTCGTATTCAGTAGTTACAGAAAAACTTTTCGATACGTTTTCAATTTTACCATTGCGAAATGTAAGAACGCCGTTGTCAATCGTCTCACCACTGATTGTGTGAATTGTTCCGCCAACTAATGCAATCGGTTTCTCTTGTTTCTTTCCGGGGATTTGGTCAGAAGAATACAGCGGAGAGCGGAGAGCAAAGAGCAAAGAGAATAAGCTAATGACTAATGACCAATGACTAATGACATTCATTTGTAATTTCCAATTTGTAATTTGTGAATTGTGGTTTTTCATTTTCGTAATCCTTTCTGTATTAATTCGAGTGGTCATAAATATCTTCGTATTCGCCGCGCCATTTCTTTTTTGGTCCATCGCCGCCACCATCGCCTTTTTTCTCTTTCAAAATTTTCTGAATAAGTGCTGAGCGCATTTCCGAAATTTTTTCGTTCATCATTCTGTCTTCTTCTCTATCGAAAAATTTCTTTCCGTCAATCCACGTTTGTTCGCACATGGTTGTTGAGGAAAGCGGGCTTTCTTTCCACACAACAAAATCAGCATCTTTACCAACTTCGAGCGAACCAACGCGATTATCAATACGCATTTGTTTCGCTGGATTGAGAGTTACAAAATTCAACGCGGCTTCTTCTTTCAATCCGCCGTACTTCACTGCTTTTGCCGCATCGGTATTCAAACGCCGCGCAAGTTCATCGCTATCAGAATTGAAAGAAACGACAACGCCCTCGTTATGCATTAATGCGCCGTTGTAAGGAATTGCGTCGTACACTTCAAATTTGTACGCCCACCAATCGGAAAACGAAGAACCGCCTGCTCCGTGTTTTGCCATCGCATCGGCGACTTTATATCCTTCAAGAATATGCTGAAACACTGCGATACGAAAGCCGAAATCTTCTGCAGTCCTCATCATCGCAAGAATTTCATCCTGACGATACGAATGGCAATGCACGATTCGTTCTTTGTTGAGAATTTGCAACACCGCTTCGAGTTCTAAATCTTTTCGCGGAGGAAGCGTTGTTCCTTCTTTATAATCTTTCCAGATTTTTTCGTAATCGCGCGCAGCTTGAAATTCATCGCGGATGATTTGCTCAACACCCATTCGCGTTTGCGGATAACGAGAAGTAAAGTTATCGCCCCAGTTACTTTGTTTCGGATTTTCTCCGAGAGCAAATTTTATTCCCGGTATTGCGCCTTCAAATTTCATTTCTTCCGGCATCATTCCCCAACGGAGTTTAATTACTTGATTTTGTCCACCGATTGCATTTGCAGAACCGTGAAGAATATTTGCCGTCGTTAAACCACCCGCGAGTTCGCGATAGACAGAAATATCATCGCAATCAATGACGTCGCCAATTCGTACTTCGGCAGTAATTGCTTGCCCACCTTCGTTCACGCTTCCGCTTGCGGCGCTGTGAGAATGTGCATCAATCAATCCTGGAGAGAGATGTTTTCCCTTCGCTTCAATCACAACAGCATTTTTCGGCGCAGATAAATCTTTTCCCACTTTTTCAATTTTCCCTTTATGAACGAGCATATCGCCGTTTTCAATTTTTCCTTGCGAACTCTGTGTCCAAATTGTTGCATCATTTATAAAAACATACTCCGGTTGTTCAGGAAGTTTTTCTCTTCCGAATGGAACGGGCGGAAACATTTGCTGAGAATATGTTGCAGCATTTGTTTCTTTCTTTTCTTTTTTTGAAGTATCGGCTTCGGGAATAAATGGGGTAGTCCGAATTGCATTCCAAGAAAAAATTTTTCCATCGCTCATTTCTCCCGTTCCAAGAATTTCATTGTTCGAAATCGTGCCACTCATTCGTACGATGCCTTTCATTCCGTTTGCAGAATCTCCACTGAAATAAATTGAAATCATTTTTTGTGAAAGCGAAACAGAAGAAAGTTTCGTCGCGTTGGAATCGGAAGTTTTCTTTCCTTTTGCAAGCGAGCCGTTGAGTCCGTCCATTTCTCCTTTCAGCCACATCGTAAATTCTTCTTTGTTAATCGTTGTTTGATACGTTCCGCGCGCATCAACGAGTGGAAGTGACGCAATTTCATAACGATTTCCATCAACCCACACATCGAGTATTTTTGTTTTCTCTTTGAACAAATCTCCATCAGTTACAACGAGGTTTGCAATTTTTCCTTTTTCAATTGAGCCAAGTTGAGTTTCAACGCCAAACATTTTGGCAGGAGTTGTTGTGAGCGAGGCAAGCGCAACATCGGCAGAAA
This genomic interval carries:
- a CDS encoding amidohydrolase family protein; its protein translation is MVAAMDQKRNGAANTKIFMTTRINTERITKMKNHNSQITNWKLQMNVISHWSLVISLFSLLFALRSPLYSSDQIPGKKQEKPIALVGGTIHTISGETIDNGVLTFRNGKIENVSKSFSVTTEYEKKDVTGKHIYPGLFSPWTNLGLIEIGAVRATRDNVETGRINPNVRAERAVNPESELIPVTRANGITYTLTAPQGGVISGNAAIIQLDGWTYEDMTLKAQAGMIVNWPSMRISTSFFERRSEEDQKKDRDNSLKEIRNAFNDAKAYWTAKNANKIVKHDSRWEAMIPVLEKKEPVIVTADEMSQIEAAVSWAEDADVKLIIAGGNDAWRVADLLKKKNIPVISDGTHRTPSRSYEAYDTPFLLPKKLFDAGIQFCISADEGGDGNYRNLPYQVATAVAHGLPYNEGLKAMTLYPAQIFGVDNRIGTLEVGKDATLIVTNGDILDIRSNVEMEFIEGKKVDLSSRHTMLWEKYKEKYGKK
- the recN gene encoding DNA repair protein RecN codes for the protein MLRNLHIKNFALIEELSIGFENGLNIITGETGAGKSIIIDALNVAIGERANTEMIRRGSEKAIVEANFQITNYELRITNLKTIFMENEIELSEEILLRREISMKSSSRCFVNDAQVSVSVLKAIGDELVDLHGQHEHQSLLRSEKHREYLDQFANIETELKKYSETFFNARKILREKIVLQEKETQLKEKLSVFQFQLAEIEKVNPQISEDELLEREIRKMQNAEKIVELTTSLYEILYDNENAVSVQLKLAQKKLDEFLKFDESFSETANEIFSAIASVDESANAIQRYRNNLEFDEKKIDEMRVRAGEISLLKKKFGGTLETVLNKKAELEHEISLVENFEKEIGKFSKDFENARSECEKLAKQISEQRNTSSKKLNKAIESSLKELGIPNGVFETRISQKEISNEEELFANISRKKVLLTSYGFDEVEFFVSTNKGEEPKPLIDVASGGEVSRIMLSLKSSLAKADTTPVLIFDEIDVGVSGRIAQAVGKNLKQLSEHHHVISITHLPQIASFADAHFVVEKIENGKRTVTSIRKLNEKERVVEVAKLMSGEKVTDAALKSAKELMSL
- a CDS encoding amidohydrolase family protein, whose protein sequence is MNSFRILFFHNLILLLVCSASFLFSQTTPSEGIRQHTPRVHAFINARIIPSPGNIIEKGTIILRDGIIENVGANISVPPDARVWDLNGKTIYAGLIESYSDYGMPKQEQPQRGGGRPQPPQQQEQPRGLKYWNEKISPQTNAIDIFSPDAKSAEAMRKMGFTSALVVPQKGNIKGTSAIVNLGDGKANDVVVKNNVGMHASLDVDFFSDGYPNSLMGVIALIRQSLNDADWYKKANDAYKKYPSLTRPETNEGLASMQDLVSQKQTLVVETSDELNELRAKKIADEFKLKLILRGNGYEYRHLDAIKNLKTPIILPVNFPKAPSVETYEDEINVELTELMHWDNAPENPKRLNEAGVQFAFTTATLKNQDDFWKNVRSAVDRGLSADVALASLTTTPAKMFGVETQLGSIEKGKIANLVVTDGDLFKEKTKILDVWVDGNRYEIASLPLVDARGTYQTTINKEEFTMWLKGEMDGLNGSLAKGKKTSDSNATKLSSVSLSQKMISIYFSGDSANGMKGIVRMSGTISNNEILGTGEMSDGKIFSWNAIRTTPFIPEADTSKKEKKETNAATYSQQMFPPVPFGREKLPEQPEYVFINDATIWTQSSQGKIENGDMLVHKGKIEKVGKDLSAPKNAVVIEAKGKHLSPGLIDAHSHSAASGSVNEGGQAITAEVRIGDVIDCDDISVYRELAGGLTTANILHGSANAIGGQNQVIKLRWGMMPEEMKFEGAIPGIKFALGENPKQSNWGDNFTSRYPQTRMGVEQIIRDEFQAARDYEKIWKDYKEGTTLPPRKDLELEAVLQILNKERIVHCHSYRQDEILAMMRTAEDFGFRIAVFQHILEGYKVADAMAKHGAGGSSFSDWWAYKFEVYDAIPYNGALMHNEGVVVSFNSDSDELARRLNTDAAKAVKYGGLKEEAALNFVTLNPAKQMRIDNRVGSLEVGKDADFVVWKESPLSSTTMCEQTWIDGKKFFDREEDRMMNEKISEMRSALIQKILKEKKGDGGGDGPKKKWRGEYEDIYDHSN
- a CDS encoding DUF262 domain-containing protein; translated protein: MKTQKYSVNQHLVETILSWVTSGEIAIPEIQRPFVWDSTKVRDLMDSLYQGYPIGYLIAWRNPDVRLKDGTKSHGKKILIDGQQRVTALTAAVLGQSVINQDYKRVKIQIAFHPIEEKFEVYNTAIAKNPSWISDISQVISGEISAFKLVENYCNKNENISQEFIFQKIEALRSILKKQIGLIELEPELEIEVVTEIFIRINSQGVVLSQADFAMSKIASNATYGGADLRKCIDYFCHLSIAPEFYNHITEIDKEFAATEYFQKISWLKNEKDDLYDPSYSDVLRVAFTSEFNRGRLSDLVSLLSGRNFETKTFEEEIAENSFATLKKGIFNYINETNFKKFVMIIRSAGFISQSLIRSQNALSFAYIVYLKLRALKYNPAEIESYVRKWFVLSISTGRYSGSPESMFDLDIRSISSKKFGDYLKSVEDAELSDAFWNFSLVQRLDTSVASSPLFGIYLASQIRANDKGFLSKDITVSDLVLLTGDVHHLFPKDYLKRNGKLKTEYNQVANYALTQEEINIKIGNKAPNIYLNEVLEQCNSKKLVY
- a CDS encoding Zeta toxin family protein; the encoded protein is MPNLYIIAGPNGAGKTTVALKLLPEFLQCNEFVNADFIAKGLSAFNTESVAIAAGRLMLQRLNELKEQKKDFAFETTLSSKTFIPFLKECKENGYVLSLIYIWIESAELAIARICERVRDGGHFIPDDVVRRRYERSRSNFLNLYLPLVDVWKIYDNTFNDCKIIAVKEKSELINILQPNRMEKIMQYKIKEPTQEYLADKIDIGVKVAIADELERRRKLGLPIVFGKDGKIVTMIDGKIVKERDSITKTKN